The region TTAATCGTGCAGGACCACGCTGAGGAGGCCACTGTTAACCGTCAACCCGCCATCACCAGTATATTCGACAAAACCAAGCGTCCTGAACTTGTTCATGAAATGACTGACCCGCGATCGCGTGGTGCCGACCATTTGTGCCAGGTGTTCCTGATTGATTTTCGGATGCACGATTTCGGCCCGGCTCTCCTTGCCAAAATTAGCCAGCAGCAAGAGAATCCGAGCCAGGCGCTTCTCACTGGAGTTGAAGAGCTGGTCGACGAGATCCCCTTCGAATCGAATGTTGCGTGAAAGTAGATGCACGACGAACAGTTCCGAGATCTCGTGCCGTTCGTGCAGTACGCGCGTCATCAGCGACTTCTCAATCCGGGAAAGAGCGCAATCCGTCCTCGCGACGGCCGTTGAGATGCGCAACGGCTGACCTGCGAGACATCCCTCGCCGAAGAATTCGTTGGCGTCCAAAATGGCGACGATCGCTTCCTTACCCTGTTGGGATGTCACCGAAAGCTTCACCTTGCCTCGGCGGATATAAAACACGGCATCCGCAGGATCTCCCTGACGGAAGATTTTACGACCCGCATGGTATTCTGTGTCGGTTTTGCCGCGGGAAAATCCAGCGAGGAAGGCCTCCCAATCGACAGGCTGCTGTTTCTTACTTGCCATTACAATCTCCTTCTGTTTGCTGGTGAGGGGCGTCGCGACGCGGGGTAGATTGCCGCTTTGTCATCGACAATCAGGCGATTCTCCGGCACAGTGAACCCTCTTCGTAACTTATCAATAGAACTTGTGCCGACGAGGGCAAAAAAAATCAATAGGAGGCCAGGAATACAGGAAGTCAGAAACCTTCCATTGGAAGAGAATGAGAGGGTCCCTCCGCGGTGTGTCTTCCATCGAGGACCGATTCTCCGGGTTCCTGGATTCGTAATAAAATCCGGTTTCGGTTCCGGCTCGTCCGGATTAGGGATTATATACTCCAACCGGAGCCGATACAATTCTTCAGACTAATTATGCATTGACTCAAACTTGGGTTACACAAGCCTAGTCGTGCAGGATCACGCTGAGCAGTCCACTATGGACCATCAACCCGCCGGTGGGGCCGTCGTAATCGACAAAGCCAAGGTCCCTGAACTTGTTCATGAAATGACTGACCCGCGACCGGGTGGTGCCCACCATTTGCGCCAAATTCTCCTGATTGATTCTGGGAACGACCGTTTCGGAGCGACCCTCCTTGCCAAAATGAGCCAGGAGTAACAGAATCCGTGCCAGGCGCTTCTCGCTGGAGTTGAAAAGCTGGTCGACGAGGTCCTCTTCATAGCGGATGTTGCGTGAAAGCAGGTGCGTGACGAACAACTCCGAAATGTCGTGCTGCTTGTGGAGCATGCGCGCCATCCGCGCCTTCTCAATCCTGGCAAAGGTGCAATCCGTCATTGCGATAACCGTTGAAACGCGCAACGGTTGGCCTGCCAGGCATCCTTCGCCGAAGAACTCACCGGCGCCCAGGATGGCGACGATCGCTTCCTTGCCTTCTTGTGAAGTAACCGTGAGTTTCACCTTGCCTCGCCGGAGGTAGAAGATGGAATCCGCGGGGTCTCCTTGCCGGTAGATGGTGCGGTTCGCGGTGTACTCCAGAACGGTCTTCCCCCCGTTGATTCCAGCGAGAAGGACTTCCCAATCGATCGGCTGGTTTTTCTGATTTGTCTTAATAACCGCGGGGCGGCTTTTGTTGCGCGCCATCACAGCATCCCCCATCTTGCTGAAGGTGGGTCCGTCGATAGGAATTCTCTTGCTTGCCATGACAACCTTCTTCTGCTTGCTGGAGAGGAGCTGAGGATTGCAAGGGGGATTGCCGCTTTATCATCGACGATCAGGGTACTCCCCGGACGATAGACGCTCCTCTGAGTGGAGGCTATACCTTAACGGCAGCCGATGCAATTCTTCAGATTGAGTATCCGACAGTACATTTGAGGGCTAGGACGCTGAAGGTTTCTACAGAATCCACAGTAGAGGCGAAGGGCTGGATTGATCCGAGCTGAAGCCAGATCAGGGTCATATAGAACCTCAAGCTGCCACTCGGCCCCCGGTATTTGAGAATCCTTCCGAGAAAGTTTCTTACCGGGTCTGAGTGTGCTATTTTAGGCGAATAGGACGGGGTTCAGGCATCACCAATCGCAGTGGTAAAGACAGGAGGCTTCTGAACTCTGATGAATGTTGTCACTCGGGGCAAGCGGGCGCATGCAGAGAGGATTTCAGCAGCACCCCAAATCCTTGCACAGACTATCCTCGATACGATGCGGGAGCCGATCTTGATTCTCGATGTTGCTTTCCGGGTGAAAATGGCAAACAGGTCTTTCTACCGAACCTTTGATGTCAAGCCCGAGGAGACCGGGAACAAACTCATCTATGAACTGGGGGACGGCCAGTGGAACATTCCCGAGCTTCGCGTTCTTCTGGATGAGGTTTGCGGTGACGACATGCCGATCGAGGACTTCAAGGTAGAGCGCGAATTCGCCGGCATCGGCCGGAGGTTCATGGTTCTCAATGCCCGCCGGATCCAGCCCGAGACAGGCCAGCCGATGATTCTCCTCGCCATAGAAGACATCACTGAGCGCACGGAAGTTAGAAGGGAGCTCGAACTTCATGCGAAGGAATTGGAGCGATCCAATGCGGACCTCGAACAGTTTGCGTATGTGGCCTCCCACGACCTCCAGGAACCACTGCGCATGGTGACGAGTTTCACGCAGCTTCTGGCAAAACGCTATAAGGGAAGACTCGATTCCGATGCCGATGAGTTCATCACCTATATCGTAGACGGCGCTGCTCGAATGCATCGACTGATTAACGACTTGCTGGCGTATGCACGCCTGGGTTCCCGGGGCGCGGAATTTGCGCCCTCCGACTGCGAGGAGATCCTGACTGCTGCTGTCTCGAATCTGGGAAGCGCGATGGGGGAAAACGGAGCGACAGTGACCCACGACCCGTTGCCGACCGTGATGGCCGACCGGGACCAACTGAGCCGCCTGTTCCAAAACTTGCTCAGCAATGCGATCAAGTTTCGCTCGGTGGCACCGCCCGTCATTCATGTTTCAGCCCGGCGAAATGAGAACGAATGGCTCTTCTCGGTGCGGGATAATGGCATCGGCATGGACCCCGAGCACTTCGATCGCGTTTTCTTGATATTTCAGCGCCTGCACGGCAAGGGTGAGCATTCCGGCACAGGGATCGGCTTGGCGATTTGCAAGAAGATTGTCGAGCGGCACGGAGGAAAGATCTGGATCGAGTCGCAAGCGGGGAAGGGATCGACATTTTACTTTACGATACCGGCTTGACCCCGCCATGGCCATGGGTCGGAGGAGGCGAAAATGGAGACCGCTGGAAGGCCCATTGAAATCTTGCTCGTTGAGGATAATCCCGCCGATGTACGACTGACGGTGGAAATCTTGAAGGAAACCAAGGTTCGCAATACCTTGAGCGTCGCCGCCGACGGCGTTGAAGCACTGGATCTGCTTCGCCGGACCGGCAGATATGCCCACGCTACGCGACCAGACCTCATTTTGCTCGACCTGAACTTGCCCAGGAAGGATGGCAGGCAAGTCCTGGCGGAAATCAAAGCCGACCCCGTCTTACGGCTCATCCCGGTCGTGATACTGACCTCATCGAAGGCCGAAGAAGACATCGCCAAGAGCTACAGCCTGTATGCCAATTGTTACGTGACCAAGCCGGTCGACCTGGAACAGTTTGTCAAGGTTGTGAAGTCGATCGAAGATTTTTGGCTGACGATCGTGAAACTTCCGTAAGGTAAGGATGCCATGACTTCCGAGCCGATTAAGGTTTTGCTGGTGGAGGACAATCCGGGAGATGTCCGCCTGATCCGGGAAATGTTGAAGGATTCGAAGACCGCCTTGGCTGCCCTGGAGGATACCTCAAGCCTGACGACGGCGGTCGAGCGCCTGGCGAAGGGGGGAATCGACGCGGTGTTATTGGATCTCGGCCTCCCCGATAGCCAGGGCATGAGCACTTTTGTGAAGTTGCACAGTCAATTTCCCCACACTCCGATTGTCGTCCTGACTGGCCTTACCGATGAGGTGCTGGGCCTTCAAGCAGTCCGGGAAGGGGCGCAGGATTACTTGATCAAAGGAAAGGTCGATAGTCAGTGGCTTTGCCGTGCCATCCTCTATGCGGTTGAGCGGGTGCAAGGGAAGGAAGCTTTGGAGAGAAGCGAGGAGCAGTATCGCCTGCTCTTTGAAAAAAACCTTGCGGGGGTATACCGGACTGCCTTGGACCGCCGCATCACGGACTGTAATGAGGCTTTCGTCAAAGTCTTCGGATATGCCTCTCGTGAAGAGATCTTAGCCCATCCCGTGCAGGACCTCTACTTTGATCCCCGCGAGCCGGAAGCGATCGTGGCCCGCATCCGGTCGGAAAGGACCCTCTCGAATTTGGAGATGCGCCTGAAGCGAAAAGACGGCAGCCCGGTTTGGGTTCTGGTCAACGAGAATCTGATCGAAGGGGAGGCCGGCCGACAACCGTTCATCCTGGGGACCATCATCGATATTACCCCGCGCAAGGAGGCGGAAGAGGCGCTGCGGCAAAGTGAAGGTCACCTGCGTGCCATCGTTGAAACCGAGCCGGAATGTGTCGCGAAAGTCGCGGCGAACGGCGACCTTCTTCAAATAAACCCGGCGGGCCTGGCCATGATCGAGGCTGATAACTTTGCCGAAGTTCGTGGAAAGTCAGTCCTTCCCTTGATTGTCCCTGAGCATACGCCGGCGTTCAAAGCTTTCTTGCGAGCAGTGTGCGGCGGCAACCGAACCAATTTGGAATTCGAGATTGTCGGGATCAAAGGGACGCGGAGGTGGGTCGAGTCTTATGCGGCCCCCATAGCTGATGAGACGGGATCAAGTTGCATGTTAGCCGTCATGAGAGACCTCACCGAACGCAAGCAAGGTGAAAAGGCCCTCCGCGGGCTGTCTACACGTCTGCTGCAGTTGCAGGATGAGGAGCGGCGGCGTGTTGCCCGGGAACTCCACGACGCCATCGGCCAGAACCTCGTTGGTTTGGTGACGAACCTCACCCTGGCGCAAAGGTCGGCTGGCCGGCTTAATCCAAAAGCACGGAAGGCTCTATCGGGAAGCCTTGAGGTGGCAGAGCGGTCGTTGAATGAGATGCGTACCCTCTCCTACTTGTTACACCCGCCGCTGCTTGATGAAGATGGCTTGGCCTCAGCCTTGGCATGGTATGTCAAAGGGTTTGCCGAGCGAAGCGGAATCAAGGTTGACCTCAAAGTGTCTCCCGATTTTGGCCGGCTCCCCCAGGAGGTCGAGACGACCCTCTTTCGGGTCGTGCAGGAAAGCCTGACGAATGTCCATCGTCACTCCAAGAGTCCCACCGCCAGGATACGGCTTTCGCGGCGCTCGACTGGGGTGGAGTTAGAAATAGCAGACAAAGGCCAGGGAATGTCCACAAAGGCCCTCTACCTGGGCAATTCGAATGCCGGACAGCTTGGAGTGGGCATTATGGGTATGCGGGAACGGGCCATCCAACTCGGGGGCCGGCTGGAAATCGCTTCAAGCCGGCGAGGCACGACCGTTCGTGTCGTGATCCCGCGTCCCGAGGTCACTCCATGAAAACGCTTCGTATCCTGGTGGCAGATGATCACGAGGTCGTGCGGCAGGGAATGCGCGCCCTTCTGGAAGTCCGTCCGGGATGGGAAGTTTGCGCGGAGGCGGCCAACGGCCGGGAGGCTGTTGAGCGGGCTAAACAGACGAAGCCGGACGTCGTGGTGATGGACCTCAGCATGCCGGAACTGAATGGCTTGGAAGCCACGCGACAAATCCTGAAAGCCCTCCCCAGAACCGAGGTGCTTATCCTGACGCTTCATGAGTCCGAACAGTTAGTCCGGAGGGTGGTCGAATCAGGCGCTCGTGCCTACGTCCTGAAGTCCGACGCGGGACGAAGCCTGGTGGAGGGCGTGGCGGCGCTTAGCCGGCACAAAGGTTTTTTCTCATCCAACGTCGCCACGCTCGTTGTGGAGAGCCACCTGAAAAGGGGTAAGACTACCGACAGAACGAACCGCCATCGTGACTTGCTGACCCCTCGCGAGCGGGAAGTTGTCCAGCTTCTGGCAGAAGGGAAGAGCAATAAAGAGGTCGGGGTAACCCTGGGGCTCAGTGTTCACACGGTCGAAACCCACCGAAGCAACATCATGCGCAAGCTCGGCACCCATTCCTTAAGCAGCCTGATTCGATACGCCCTTCGCAATAAGATTGTGCAGTTCTAGAACGTTCTCAAATGCCACACTGGCAGCTGCCAATCTAAAGCTGCTTCAAATCACAAAATCGAATTTCAATCCCCAACGCCTACAACGGGTGAATAGCGCCCAATTTCGCCTTTGCCAGCTGCCCAAAGATTGCACTCGCCCGTCTCCATGTTGAACCCTTCGTAATTTCCACCGCCCCCCTGTAGTTCCCTTCATTAAGCGGGATGAGCAAATATGACCAGACGTGTGAGCCGTACTGGGCTGACACCCGTATTCCGGCCAGGGTATAAGAGGTGTGCCTCTAACTTCCAGCCAGGATCTGCCTGGAGACGGAAGTTGGGGAGGAGGATCAAAATGCTTTGGACAATTTTCGTGATTCTGATGATTTTGTGGCTGCTGGGCTTTGGACTTCACATTGGCGGAGGCCTCATCCACACATTGCTCGTGGTTGCCGTGGTTGTGTTGCTGTGGAACCTGCTCACCGGTCGAAGATCTGCGGCATAAGGCGGCCGAACCAACCAAACCTGAGAGGGTGGCAAGGATTAACTTTCTGCTGATCCTCTAATTCTGGGCCTGCTGGCCCTCGCCGGAGTTCTGGGCAGGGTCATTCAGGGCCAGAGCTCTGTCGAATGATCGTAGAGGTGGGCCTTTGCCGCATTACTCGTGGTTCAAGATTTGCGAAGCCGGACTTAGAGTTCAATCTCACTTTGAGAGAACAAAAAAAGGCTCCTTGGCTGGAGAAATTCAAGCCCAGGAGCCTTGGTTAGTCTTATAGGTCGCAGGCAGACCTACTGACCGATCCCTCCATCGCCGATTTGGGTCCTTTACAGCCTCATGTGCATCCGGGAGAGGGAATGGAGAAGTCCAAAGACATTCAGGAGCCACAAAACCACGAAAATGACCACAACCGCATTCAAGATCGACTTAATGGATCCTGCCATGGGTATGAAGCGATTCACCAGCCAGAGCAGAACACCCACTACGATTAGAACCACGAAAACATTAATTAAAGGCATGATTGTTGACCTCCTTTTCCCTCGAGTCTGCCTTGGGATTCTCGTAATCGTTGGCCAGGTACCGGGCCTCTAAAGGTGACCCAATAGCAGCAGGATGAGCAGAATCACCAGGACCAGGCCCAGCCCGCTACTGGGTCCATAACCCCAGCTTCGGCTGTGCGACCATCTGGGCAGTGCTCCCAAGAGCATCAAAACCACAACGACGATCAAGACCGTTCCGAGCATGTTGCCACCCCCCTTTCTTGCCCTTTCGTAATGTCCTGCCGGTGCGAAACCGCCGGTTTCTCTTCGGCAGGACTGGCTGCGAAACCGAGCGAGGCCAAACTCAGGCCCAACATCCCTTTCCCTCAATCAAACGCCGCGCGCCACGCGCGTGCACAGTTCAGAGGGCGATGTAGATGATCTCGACAACCGCCCTGCTGCCCTGGTGAGCGTTTACAATCGGTCGAACTTTCGCCCACCCTTGGGGGAGTATTTTGTCAGCGCCCTGTCCAAGCCCCGGGCCGCCGGAGGAGTGCGCACCGTGCCGTCGATCAGAATTTCTTTCGCGGTCACCTTGCGTCCGTAGAGCTTCTCGTTGTCATCCCTATCTTGCTTGACCACGGCGCCGTCGAGTGACACCCCGGCGAACAAGCCCCGTGTCCGGGAGTAGCTGAGAATCTCAGCGTGGAGTTGAGCGTCTGTCGCCCCTTCGGCGGAACGACCCACCGGACCGGCCGCTACGGATAATTCCGCGCCCAGCTTGATGCTGTCCTGAACCAGTTTTTTCATGCCTTCCGGGTTCATCACGAGGAAGACGACGTCGGTCGCCTTACCGCCGATCTGAAATCCAACGCTCGCGGCGCCGAGGGTAAACATGGAAGGCGCATCCCAGGCCCCGTTCCCGCCCTTGCGGCACACCAGGACACCGCGTCCGTAAGTGCCACCGACTCCCAGCGCAAACTTCACCTGCGAAGGAACGATGCCGACACATACGGCCTTTTCCAGCAACTCACCCGGAATGCCCTTATCGGGAGTCCCCATGATCTCGTTGACAACGTTGGTTGCCTTTTGCAGTTGGCTCTCATCGGCAAATGCCGTTGTACAGAATGCCAGCAACAGAAAAATCAGACACAGTCTTTTCATCTTAAGCTCCTTTTTTCCACTCACGCCCACTGACCGCGTGTCCAAAGTTCCCATTCAGAACCGTAGGACTACGAGCCGGTGATGCTATTGTTGGACTGCTTTCTCCACCTGGCCGATGATCCCTTGAACCCTGCCGGCCGCGTTTTCAACTGCGCCCTCGGCTTCCAAACCGGGATTGTTCGTCAGTTGTCCCGCTACCTCCTTGACCTTGCCCTTCATTTCGCGAAACTTGCCTTCGGCTTTATCCTTCGTGCTTCGCTTTATCACGATTGCTCCTTTGGCAGGAATCCGGGCCGTAGCCCCACAGCGATCCAGCAGAGAAGGTCCGAACGCCTCGTCGTTTGAGCGAATGATGCAACACCTGTCGTCGCTCTCCTGCCATTTCTTCTCTCGGCTCTTTTCAGCTGGAGACTCTCGCGAGTCCTCTGCCCTTTTTGTTTATAATGTTTATACTCCGCGCTGATTCGCCTGTCTGCTCAGCATGGCTCACGCGTCTGGTCAAGATTGCTCATCCAATTTGCTGGAGCTAGCCCGCGGCTCTGCTGGCTGCGCCAAGACGGGATCTTTTATGGCCGAACTGTCATTCTGCCTTTTCAGAACGATAATGCTCACACAATCGAGATGCTTCCCAGCCCTTACAACGAAGGCTGGGACTGCGGTTGGCGTCTGAGCGAGCTCTAGGGTTGGTGTGGGACTGGCGCTTGGGCTGGTGGTGGACTGCCCGCGAGAGTCGAAACGGGGGTTACCGATTTCAATTGATCCAGCTGAGTCAGCACACTCTGCCATCGAGCCGCGTCCTTCTTCGTCTCCAGCGGAGCAGAGAGGTCAGAATAGAAAATCAGGATGTTCGCCTGCAGGTCTGTGGTGGTCAGTTCAAACTTTCGCTCCGACAGCCTGGCCAACAACTTTGCATACGTGTCGTCAGTCAGCGAATAATCTCCTGCCTTGGTCCCTTTGCCATCATCCAAATCACGATTGGGAACCAGGAGTACATCCGCGCGTATTTGTTCAAGAAAAGCCCGGTATTGATCGACCGACATATTGATGCTTTTGAAATACAGCTCCTCGGTCTGCGGGGTCGGGTTGTTGAACGCCAGCGCCTTGAAGGGGCCAATTTTCGGAAAGTAGTGCAAGAGCGCCGACAGGAGTCGGATGCCGAATCCGGGCTTCTGGTAGTCCTTTCCCCACTCCTTTTCGTAATCGGAGCGCGAGAGCCGGTACAGGAACTTTCGTTTCGCGGCAGTGGGCTTCTCGCCCATCATGTCCTTCTTATGGGTCCGCAGTGCAACCTGGGTCATTTCCGGAATCAGCCGACTGATAAAGAAGCGGTACGAGCCGATCGCCAGGTCCACGTTAGGAAGCACGTCTTTCAACTCCACACCGTACACGATGGGGAAGACCCGCTCCAGCAGGGGCTTGGACACTTTAAACCCGATGAAATCGTGGTACTGCTCCGACGCATAACGATTCTTCGCGACCTGGACCATGTCGAACCCGAACTCGGTCTTCAGATGGGCCGTCTTGTCCTGCGCATACCTGACCGACAGGCCATACTTCGCCCGTAGCTTCGGGTAGTGGACCGAGACCGCTGTGTTGACAGCCGGGTGGCCGGCAATGTCCGAAGCATAGTGTGACAGGGCGCCCAGGGAGAAGGCGTATTCGTTGGCATCCTGGCTCTGGAGCCGCAGCTCGCGGACGAAGTCTCCGCTGCGGACGTAATGCGCCAGGTTACTGAATTCCACCCTGCCGAAGGGGTAGTAACCGAGATCCTGGATCACAGCGCCTCCATAAGCGTAGGCATGCGCCTCATTGAGCTGGTCTTCCGACAGCCCCGGAAATCGCTTGAGGAGGAGGGGCCGGATCTCAGCGGTCCAGAGCAGGTCTACGATTTGCTCGTGCGTGAGAACGGAGTATGCAAACAAGGCATTGCTGCTCATCAGTACGGCGAGAAGGAGTGCCGCCACGCAGAAAGAAAGCAGGCGCCGACGTTTGACCAGAGCGTTTGGCCGTGAGGCAGCAACCGTGGGGGGCGCCAGACCTGGTCTTGATGGTTTGGGACCGATCTTCCTTTGTCGTGCCAGTTCGCTCGGTGACATGGTGTCTTTTCCTATCGTTATCATGGAAGTTCCTTTATCGCCTATGTGAATCCTGGAGAGAGAATTCATCGATCCAAATAATTACCGGGTCCACAGATCTACCACGAGGACCACAACGGTGGTTAAGATCGAACTCATAGAGTCCGCGGTCTTTAGCGAAGCGACTGCATATCCAGGATTGACCCCACGAGGGCGCCCAGGATGGTGTACCTGCCGCTCGAATAGCTGCCATATTGATAGCGGGTGTAATAGCCATCTTCATAGCCGCGACGGAAACCCTGGCGAAAGTAATAGTTGTATTCGCTTTGGGCTACATAATAACCATCATAGCCGTAGTTCGCGTCCTGATAGGCATAAGAGGCCTGGTAGTTGTAACGCCAGCGATCCTGCCGGTCAGCCTGTCCGGCCAGGAAGCCTTGCTCATAACCGTAGTTCACGGCCTCCCGAAGCAAATTGGCGCCGTATTGATTCGTCTCATAATAGCGGCCGCCACGGTTGTAACGATAGTTCGCAGCCGTGTAGAAATATGGATCATTGTTGAAATCGTGGTGCTCATTCTGGAGACGCGTGTGCTGCTCACGCAGGTGCCCCACATACTCTTGCTGATAACGGTACTGCGCCATGCGTCCTTGTTGCTGAAGCGCTGCTTCATGCTGCTGCCCGACACGCTGCCGCTGATCCAGATTCTGCCTATACTGGGTCAGACGCTGCTGCTGCTCCCTAATAAGCTGCTCCTGACGCTGTTGTGAGAGGCGGGCTTGCTGCTGATCTTGGTCTTGCTGCCGTTGTTGCTGGACGCGCTGTTGCCAATCCTGGTCCCGTTGCCATTTTTGCTGCTGGGCGCGTTGCTGTTGCTGCTGGACGCGTTGTTGCTCCTGGGCGCGCTGCTGTTGCTGTTTATTCAGGTCCTGCTGTTGCTGGACCCGCTGTTGTTCCTGAGCGCGCTGCTGTTGTTGCTGTTTGTTTTGGTCCTGCTGTTGCTGCTGGACCCGCTGTTGCTGCTGGACCCGCTGCTGTTGTCGCTGTTTGATCTGTTCCTGCTGCTGGGCCTTCTGTTGTTGCTGCTTATTCAGGTCCTGTTGCTGCTGGGCGCGCTGCTGTTGCTGCTGTTTATTCTGGTCCTGCGGTTGCTGTTTATTCTGGCCTTGCTGGGCTTGTTTATTTTGGTCTTGCGGCGGTTGTTTCTTCGCCGCCGGTTGCTTTTTCTTTTTCTCTTTCTCTTTGTCCTGCTGTTTCTGGTCTTGCTGCGGCTCTTGGCGGCCGTGGGTCGGGAGGCTCATTCCCACTAACGACACCGCGCCAATTGCCGCCGCCACCACCATACGGTTCAAGATGTTCACGTTCACTTCACACCTCCTTAGAAATGCGGTCGTTTCATGGGATGCTACCCCAGAGGAGAAGCCATTGGGGATCCCGGTATGCAGGATGAGAAACGTAACGTCTTTTCTCTTTTGGCATCTGTTCCCCGCACGATCCTGGCCGGCGACTCGGGATACAATCCTTTATACCCCGGAGTGATTTGTAGTGTCAGCCCAGTACTGCTCACGCGTTTGGTCAAAAGTGCTCACTGGCCTTGGCGAGAGGGGGGGAATGGGGGATGGTGCTGGTGGAGGTCAGACGATTAAAAAAGGTTTGGCCGCGACAATCCTCGGGAAGCAAATTGGCGCGGCCAGAAAGCCTTGCTCAGAACCGTTGTTCACGGCCTCTCGAAGCACTCTGGTGCCGTATGGATACATCTCGTCGTGCGCCCGCCGCCGGGCAGTTTCGATGGCATCGCCCTTGATGAACCCTTAATGCAAGTAGACGCTGATTGCAATTCCAACGCCGGGATGCCTTCGGTTGTACAGATAATATCCGTCATTGGAATAGTCAATATACACATCGTCGTTGTCATACCAGTTGTCTGACCAGTATTCCGGCCATGGGTCAATGAGACTGAACCAATAGCCACCATACTGAAACCGGGGGTACCCGCTTACAATAACCAAAGGGAGGCTGTGGATGCGGAACCCGTGACCCGAACCAAAGTAGCCACGGAACCGGACGTCAGGAATACGGTAGCCGTTGTAGCCGCCACGTTGCTGCCAGGTGCGGTGCTCGGACTGCCAGCTACTTGCGCGATGCTGCTGCCACACGCCCCGCCGTTCAGCTTGCTGCACACGTTGCCCTTGCTGTGAAGGCCGATTGACCTGCTGTTGCCGGGAGTGCTGTGGTTCCTGCTTGTTCTGGGTCCGCTGTTGTTGCTTAGCGTGCTGTTGCTGCTGCTTGTTCTGGTCTTGCTGCTGTTGCTTGGCGTGCTGTTGTTGCTGCTTGTTCTGGTCCTGTTTACGTTGTTTCTGCGCCGGCGGTTGCTCCTTCTTCTGCTTTTCTTGCTGTTTCTGGTCTTCCTGCGGTTGTTGCCGGGCGTGGGTCGGTAGGCTCATTCCCACCAAAGACACCGCCCCGATTGCAGCCGCCACCACCATCCGGTTCAAGATATTTACATTCACTGCACACCTCCTTAGAAGTACGGTCGCTGCATGGGATGTAACCCCAAAAGAGAGGTTACGAGCGTCCCCGTAAGCAGGATGAGAGACGTAACTACTTGTTTCTTCTGCCAGCCGGCTCCCACCAGATCCTTCCTAACTTCTCGGGGTACGGCTATTAATACCCTGGGGTAATTGGCCTGTCAGCCCAGTACTGCTCACACGTTTGGTCAAAAGTGCTCACTCGGGTTGGCGAGAGGGAAGTACAAGGTAGGGCGAATAGAAGGGTTTAGCCGCGTCAATCGACGCTCCGTTCTCTTTCTTTTTTGTCAGCTTTCCTGCCGGAGCCAAGGGGCCGAGCGATGAATCCAACTTGGGAGGGCAAGTAATGGAAAGCGATATCCGTCTCCCCCCCCTCTGCCAAGCAATATAGGGGTTGTTCGTTCGGGAAAAGACTCGATGGTAGCGATTAAACTTGCAAGTAATACTCTCCCAATGGAAAATTCACCGTTGCAGTGTCTTACGAACTCAATGAACACCTTTGATGCAAAGCATCGCGTCGGGCGGCTATGACGGCGAAAAAACAACTGTCTACCCAGCATGTCGAAAAGGGCAAAGAATCCAAGCTTC is a window of Terriglobia bacterium DNA encoding:
- a CDS encoding lipid-binding SYLF domain-containing protein, which codes for MKRLCLIFLLLAFCTTAFADESQLQKATNVVNEIMGTPDKGIPGELLEKAVCVGIVPSQVKFALGVGGTYGRGVLVCRKGGNGAWDAPSMFTLGAASVGFQIGGKATDVVFLVMNPEGMKKLVQDSIKLGAELSVAAGPVGRSAEGATDAQLHAEILSYSRTRGLFAGVSLDGAVVKQDRDDNEKLYGRKVTAKEILIDGTVRTPPAARGLDRALTKYSPKGGRKFDRL
- a CDS encoding CsbD family protein; the protein is MKRSTKDKAEGKFREMKGKVKEVAGQLTNNPGLEAEGAVENAAGRVQGIIGQVEKAVQQ
- a CDS encoding zinc dependent phospholipase C family protein yields the protein MSSNALFAYSVLTHEQIVDLLWTAEIRPLLLKRFPGLSEDQLNEAHAYAYGGAVIQDLGYYPFGRVEFSNLAHYVRSGDFVRELRLQSQDANEYAFSLGALSHYASDIAGHPAVNTAVSVHYPKLRAKYGLSVRYAQDKTAHLKTEFGFDMVQVAKNRYASEQYHDFIGFKVSKPLLERVFPIVYGVELKDVLPNVDLAIGSYRFFISRLIPEMTQVALRTHKKDMMGEKPTAAKRKFLYRLSRSDYEKEWGKDYQKPGFGIRLLSALLHYFPKIGPFKALAFNNPTPQTEELYFKSINMSVDQYRAFLEQIRADVLLVPNRDLDDGKGTKAGDYSLTDDTYAKLLARLSERKFELTTTDLQANILIFYSDLSAPLETKKDAARWQSVLTQLDQLKSVTPVSTLAGSPPPAQAPVPHQP